The following are from one region of the Planctomycetota bacterium genome:
- the dacB gene encoding D-alanyl-D-alanine carboxypeptidase/D-alanyl-D-alanine-endopeptidase, with the protein MNRVAFVLAACLFPAAAGAQSLALSNEVSRAVSNAKLGAATVGISIRDVTSGQVLSDVRADQPMIPASNMKVLTSGAALLALSPAFQFRTELVQDGDRLVFKGSGDPALADPDLLARMNPRLTVSDVLGVLAGAAQKAGVVQATEIVVDDRVFDRQFVHPSWPTEKLDRGYSAEVAGVNFHANVLLAFPGPGRGGAGSLPTYSIQPDAPWIEVENRARTTSQGKNSVWLSREPFSNRFTLRGEVRQAAQVGVEITIHNPPEFVGQLLADHLSRAGVRIGDGTGGSTSRVASEGDVFEGGRVIAAVNTPIEEVLHRCNSDSANLYAEALLKRLGHEVTREPGSWSNGGAVLRMMISQHLGARAAGDVTIADGSGLSRDNAVAPATLTRWLGVLASNDAARDMFTASLARPGQGTLRRRFSGVRLQNELYAKSGFINGVRTLSGYVVDPSSGRRVAFSVMVNDIRTDTQTAGALNLHEDVVKIIDRYLVSLAPAASPR; encoded by the coding sequence ATGAATCGAGTCGCGTTCGTTCTCGCCGCCTGTCTTTTTCCGGCGGCCGCGGGTGCCCAGTCGCTCGCGCTGTCGAACGAAGTCTCGCGCGCCGTCTCGAACGCGAAGCTCGGCGCCGCCACCGTGGGCATCAGCATCCGCGACGTCACCTCCGGGCAGGTGCTGTCCGACGTGCGCGCCGATCAGCCGATGATCCCGGCGTCGAACATGAAAGTGCTCACGAGCGGCGCCGCCCTGCTGGCGCTCTCGCCCGCGTTCCAGTTCCGCACCGAACTCGTCCAGGACGGCGACCGTCTGGTGTTCAAGGGCTCGGGCGATCCCGCGCTGGCGGACCCGGACCTGTTGGCGCGCATGAACCCGCGCCTCACCGTGAGCGACGTGCTGGGCGTGCTGGCGGGGGCCGCGCAGAAGGCCGGCGTGGTGCAGGCGACCGAGATCGTGGTGGACGACCGCGTCTTTGACCGGCAGTTCGTGCACCCGAGCTGGCCCACCGAGAAGCTCGACCGCGGGTACAGCGCGGAGGTCGCGGGCGTGAACTTCCACGCGAACGTGCTGCTGGCGTTCCCCGGGCCCGGTCGCGGCGGCGCCGGCTCGCTGCCGACGTACTCGATCCAGCCCGACGCGCCATGGATCGAAGTCGAGAACCGCGCGCGAACGACCTCGCAGGGCAAGAACAGCGTGTGGCTCTCGCGCGAGCCATTTTCCAACCGCTTCACGCTGCGGGGCGAGGTGCGCCAGGCCGCCCAGGTGGGCGTCGAGATCACCATCCACAACCCGCCGGAGTTCGTGGGCCAACTGCTGGCCGATCACCTTTCCCGCGCGGGCGTGCGCATCGGCGACGGCACGGGCGGGAGCACCTCGCGTGTCGCCTCGGAGGGGGACGTCTTCGAGGGCGGGCGGGTGATCGCCGCCGTCAACACGCCCATCGAGGAAGTGCTGCACCGCTGCAACAGCGACTCGGCGAACTTGTACGCCGAGGCCCTTCTGAAGCGTCTCGGGCATGAGGTGACGCGCGAGCCGGGGTCGTGGAGCAACGGCGGCGCGGTGCTGCGCATGATGATCTCCCAGCACCTGGGCGCCCGGGCCGCGGGCGACGTCACCATCGCCGACGGCTCGGGCCTGTCGCGCGACAACGCCGTCGCGCCCGCGACGCTGACGCGCTGGCTCGGCGTGCTGGCCTCGAACGACGCGGCCCGCGACATGTTCACCGCCTCGCTCGCCCGCCCCGGGCAGGGCACGCTCCGCCGGCGCTTCTCGGGCGTGCGCCTCCAGAACGAGCTCTACGCCAAGAGCGGGTTCATCAACGGCGTGCGGACGCTCTCGGGCTACGTCGTCGACCCGAGCAGCGGGCGGCGCGTCGCCTTTAGCGTCATGGTCAACGACATCCGCACCGACACGCAGACCGCCGGCGCCCTCAATCTCCACGAGGACGTCGTGAAGATCATCGACCGCTATCTCGTATCGCTCGCGCCGGCGGCCTCGCCCCGCTGA